In one Leptospira fletcheri genomic region, the following are encoded:
- the aat gene encoding leucyl/phenylalanyl-tRNA--protein transferase, producing the protein MRDFSDFFLNPKETEEEVVGIGGDLSTSRLLYAYTHGIFPWMDKPLLWFSLDPRAIFDLNVLHLSRKVHRKIRQKKYTITMNHAFEQVMRCCSYRSEEQTWITDTFLKGFTEFHRQGYAHSLEVWNEEGLLGGGVYGVAIGKFFAGESMFSFEPDFGKIALHYLFQILKRDGFTLFDTQQMNPVTLSLGAYEIPKSKFLERLTSAVEVPSKWKPSRLEI; encoded by the coding sequence ATCCGGGATTTTTCGGATTTTTTTCTCAACCCGAAAGAAACAGAGGAAGAGGTGGTCGGAATCGGGGGAGATCTTAGTACGTCCCGTCTACTTTACGCTTATACTCACGGAATTTTTCCCTGGATGGATAAACCTTTGCTTTGGTTTTCTTTGGATCCCAGAGCGATCTTCGATCTGAATGTTCTTCATCTGAGCCGTAAGGTCCACCGGAAAATTCGGCAGAAAAAATATACGATCACGATGAATCACGCGTTCGAGCAGGTTATGCGTTGCTGTTCTTACCGTTCCGAGGAGCAGACTTGGATTACGGATACGTTCCTAAAAGGATTTACCGAGTTCCATAGACAAGGTTACGCACATAGTCTGGAAGTTTGGAACGAAGAAGGTCTTCTCGGTGGAGGAGTTTACGGAGTGGCGATCGGAAAATTCTTTGCCGGCGAGTCCATGTTTTCTTTCGAACCTGATTTCGGAAAAATCGCTCTCCATTATCTTTTCCAGATTTTGAAAAGGGACGGTTTTACTTTGTTCGATACCCAGCAGATGAATCCCGTAACGCTGTCGTTAGGGGCGTACGAGATACCGAAATCGAAATTTTTGGAACGACTTACTTCGGCTGTGGAAGTGCCTTCCAAGTGGAAACCTTCTCGACTCGAAATTTGA
- a CDS encoding MASE1 domain-containing protein, with product MILYNRFASIKQLRTFSWAGKILITAIFYFLLGHIGFFTAAYSGYASPVWPASGWALCALLLFGKSAAIGVGFGSFVYNLSTKLDILSEYPLAPQFWGAILIGCGSGLQALLGSIFYNKIVRDADFTRNTANVIRFLWMETLVCTTSASVANLGLFLMGIIPAETIASTWIFWWSGDMLGVFLYFPFFWSWLTPNLSSPKKNVLRESIPVILLLILIASATFNVFRIKALELDYPIAYLLITIVIWSSIQFGARESSLTLTLISGLAICGALQGSTQFSASSRETSLLLLQSFLSAMSITSLLVLSVVRERREAERRLLHSHGELETLITERTLELTKSNVSLDETEARYKRLFENIPIGIFECDYSRVKALLDSLPPMGNMQFYRFLSKNPEFMRECAQSIRVIDANLETVKMFKTNSKEAVLQITKNIYDIGKSNDFVNLLYCIRLGLRALEYDIFLTAYDGSKFEATLRWSLPPESEKTFSSIIVTAEVITEKKEAERQLKASLREKDVMLKEIHHRVKNNLQAISSLFSLQADYVNDPKVHEAFAESQNRIQTMALIHDELYQSKDLGDIEFSGYANRLSAKIRSAYKIGPDVRLKTEMERLNLEVSVAIPLGLILNELLTNCFKYAFPSGFQPESGERSVTIRIGKEKDFGVLEISDTGCGLSGDSDPFEGPSFGLTLVQVLTRQLKGKLDFSSSLGKGTSFRIRFSLAQ from the coding sequence ATGATCCTATATAACCGTTTTGCGTCCATAAAACAGCTTAGGACATTTTCCTGGGCCGGAAAAATTTTAATAACCGCGATCTTTTATTTTCTTTTAGGGCATATCGGTTTTTTTACCGCTGCCTATTCCGGTTACGCATCTCCCGTATGGCCTGCGTCGGGATGGGCTCTCTGTGCCTTGCTTTTATTCGGAAAATCTGCGGCGATCGGAGTGGGTTTCGGCTCTTTTGTCTATAATCTTTCGACCAAACTAGATATCCTTTCAGAATATCCCCTTGCTCCGCAATTTTGGGGAGCGATCTTAATCGGATGCGGGAGCGGTCTCCAGGCCCTATTAGGTTCCATATTCTACAACAAAATCGTTCGGGACGCGGATTTTACGAGAAACACCGCCAATGTTATCCGATTCCTTTGGATGGAAACCCTTGTCTGCACCACGAGCGCTAGCGTGGCCAACTTAGGGCTTTTCTTAATGGGAATCATTCCTGCAGAAACGATCGCTTCCACTTGGATCTTTTGGTGGTCCGGGGATATGCTGGGGGTGTTTCTTTATTTTCCTTTTTTCTGGTCGTGGTTGACTCCGAATCTCTCTTCCCCCAAAAAAAACGTGCTAAGAGAAAGTATCCCGGTGATCCTTTTGCTGATACTCATCGCATCGGCAACGTTTAACGTTTTTCGAATCAAAGCCTTGGAGCTGGATTATCCAATCGCCTATCTATTGATAACGATAGTCATATGGTCCTCCATACAGTTCGGAGCCAGAGAATCCTCTCTAACTCTCACTTTGATCTCCGGTCTTGCAATTTGCGGGGCTCTCCAAGGTTCGACACAATTTTCCGCATCTTCCCGGGAAACGTCCCTTCTATTATTGCAAAGTTTTCTCTCGGCGATGTCCATCACCTCGCTATTGGTATTATCGGTCGTTCGGGAAAGACGGGAAGCCGAGCGCAGATTGCTGCATTCTCACGGTGAACTGGAGACTCTCATAACGGAGAGGACTCTGGAACTGACTAAGTCGAACGTTTCCCTGGACGAAACCGAGGCTAGATACAAAAGATTGTTCGAAAACATTCCGATCGGTATCTTCGAATGCGATTACAGTCGAGTAAAAGCTCTTTTAGATTCCCTCCCACCGATGGGGAATATGCAATTTTACCGATTTCTATCCAAGAACCCCGAATTTATGCGGGAATGTGCGCAGTCCATTCGCGTAATCGACGCAAATCTAGAAACCGTAAAGATGTTCAAAACCAACTCCAAAGAGGCGGTATTGCAAATTACGAAAAATATCTACGATATCGGAAAATCCAACGATTTCGTTAATCTGCTATATTGCATTCGATTAGGATTAAGAGCCCTCGAATACGACATTTTTTTAACCGCTTACGACGGAAGCAAATTCGAAGCGACACTGAGATGGTCGCTACCGCCGGAATCGGAAAAAACTTTTTCTTCCATCATCGTCACCGCAGAAGTGATTACCGAAAAGAAAGAAGCGGAGCGCCAGCTCAAGGCATCACTTCGGGAAAAAGACGTTATGTTGAAAGAGATCCATCATAGGGTCAAAAACAATCTGCAAGCGATATCCAGTTTATTCAGCCTACAGGCGGACTATGTAAACGACCCCAAAGTTCACGAGGCCTTTGCGGAAAGCCAGAATAGAATCCAGACGATGGCATTAATACACGACGAACTTTACCAATCCAAAGACTTAGGCGATATCGAATTTTCCGGATATGCAAATCGCCTTTCGGCTAAAATTCGTTCTGCTTACAAGATAGGTCCGGATGTCCGTTTAAAAACGGAAATGGAGCGACTGAATCTAGAAGTAAGTGTGGCGATTCCACTAGGCCTAATATTAAACGAACTTTTGACGAACTGTTTCAAATATGCATTTCCTAGCGGATTCCAACCCGAATCGGGAGAGAGAAGCGTGACCATCCGGATCGGAAAAGAAAAGGATTTCGGAGTGCTGGAAATAAGCGACACTGGATGCGGCTTGTCCGGAGATTCGGATCCTTTCGAAGGTCCTTCCTTCGGACTGACTCTCGTTCAGGTCCTAACACGACAATTAAAAGGAAAGCTGGATTTTTCCAGTTCCTTAGGCAAAGGAACCTCGTTTAGAATCCGATTCTCTCTCGCCCAATAA
- a CDS encoding TetR/AcrR family transcriptional regulator encodes MRTKPPSPIANRAEARREQILEAALEVFSEKGYHETGIADIAGRLNIGHGTCYRYFKNKLDILHALVDRILIGLIEVVKKETPDKSDTLEEYRQQIVSIGEELFHLFAKDPRQAKIVFFEAMGLDEAIQRKVRLGIDRSAKLTELYLKNGVSKGFLRKDLDTRIASQAVNAIMFEGIRAGISYGKDAKFARRWMEEIPKLMLEGMRKR; translated from the coding sequence ATGAGAACCAAGCCCCCCAGTCCGATCGCGAACAGAGCAGAGGCTCGTAGAGAACAAATACTCGAAGCGGCGCTAGAGGTTTTTTCCGAAAAGGGATATCACGAAACCGGCATCGCGGACATCGCCGGAAGATTGAATATCGGGCACGGTACCTGCTACAGGTATTTCAAGAATAAACTGGATATCCTTCATGCACTTGTGGATAGAATCCTGATCGGATTGATCGAAGTGGTCAAAAAAGAGACACCAGACAAATCCGACACCCTCGAGGAGTACAGGCAACAAATCGTAAGTATCGGAGAGGAATTGTTTCACCTTTTCGCAAAAGACCCGCGACAAGCCAAAATCGTTTTTTTCGAGGCCATGGGATTGGATGAAGCTATTCAAAGAAAGGTACGCTTGGGAATCGATCGAAGTGCGAAACTCACGGAATTGTATTTAAAGAACGGAGTATCGAAAGGATTTTTGCGAAAAGACCTGGATACCCGAATCGCTTCACAGGCAGTCAATGCGATAATGTTCGAGGGAATACGCGCGGGAATCTCCTACGGAAAAGACGCGAAATTTGCGAGAAGATGGATGGAAGAAATACCGAAGTTAATGTTGGAAGGGATGAGGAAAAGATAG
- the thpR gene encoding RNA 2',3'-cyclic phosphodiesterase encodes MRTFIGLSLPEKIRDSIVRICYGIEGARWVPEENFHVTLVFLGELDSVGFDSLREICTDVSAGVFPLKASGLGWFGFKKPAILYIACDPDPGLLDLQRTLESACKRAGFSVEKREYKPHITIARFRDSAQRSVMTYLEEFRDFTLPVFEPGEFHIYSSRSDGPIYRIEESFPIGRE; translated from the coding sequence ATGAGAACGTTCATCGGTCTTTCTCTTCCGGAAAAAATCCGCGATTCCATTGTCCGAATTTGCTACGGTATAGAAGGAGCTCGCTGGGTGCCGGAGGAGAATTTTCACGTTACTCTGGTTTTTTTAGGCGAATTGGATTCCGTAGGATTTGATTCTTTGCGGGAAATCTGCACTGATGTCAGTGCGGGAGTCTTTCCTCTAAAAGCTAGCGGACTCGGATGGTTCGGGTTCAAAAAGCCGGCGATTCTTTATATCGCTTGCGATCCGGATCCTGGGTTATTGGATCTACAGAGAACCTTGGAATCTGCTTGCAAGAGAGCAGGTTTTTCCGTAGAAAAACGGGAATACAAGCCGCATATAACCATAGCCCGGTTTCGGGATTCGGCTCAAAGAAGCGTTATGACCTATCTGGAAGAATTTCGGGATTTTACCCTTCCTGTCTTCGAACCGGGAGAGTTTCATATTTATTCCAGCAGAAGCGATGGTCCGATCTATAGGATCGAAGAATCGTTTCCTATCGGGAGGGAGTGA
- a CDS encoding alpha/beta fold hydrolase, whose translation MGIGSIPLEELKSKYANENSKFIRIDDVDLHYRDEGKGPVIVLLHGVCSSLHTWDVWAEKLKSKYRVIRLDLPGHGLTGIGKDLNGLELPQGVRTLDRFLNALKIDRFYLVGNSMGGYISWNYSLKHPEKVLKLVLIDSVGYAQPLPPMIALASHPLVSPFAKHVLPKFMIEKSVEQVYGDKNKVTQELKDRYADLSMREGNRTAYNYFFVMARQKFTNAELSEGIDKIRQPTMVMWGTEDEWLKYEYFGNWKKSLPKAAFRVYEGAGHIPMEEIPEVTVKDLENFIASE comes from the coding sequence TTGGGGATCGGATCCATTCCTTTGGAGGAACTGAAATCGAAATATGCGAACGAAAATTCTAAATTCATCCGGATAGACGACGTAGATCTGCATTATAGGGATGAAGGAAAAGGACCGGTAATCGTTCTTTTACACGGAGTCTGCTCCTCCTTGCATACGTGGGACGTTTGGGCGGAAAAACTAAAAAGTAAATATCGGGTGATCCGATTGGATCTTCCGGGGCACGGTTTGACGGGGATCGGAAAAGATCTGAACGGTCTTGAATTGCCTCAAGGCGTCCGGACCTTGGACCGATTTTTGAACGCTCTCAAGATCGACCGATTCTATTTGGTCGGGAATTCCATGGGCGGTTACATTTCCTGGAATTACTCGCTGAAACATCCCGAAAAGGTATTAAAGTTGGTTTTGATCGATTCGGTCGGCTATGCCCAACCTCTTCCTCCCATGATCGCCTTGGCGAGTCATCCTTTGGTAAGTCCATTCGCAAAACACGTCTTACCGAAATTCATGATAGAAAAAAGCGTCGAACAGGTTTACGGGGATAAGAACAAAGTCACCCAAGAACTGAAAGACAGATACGCGGATCTTTCCATGAGGGAAGGGAACCGTACGGCCTATAATTATTTTTTCGTTATGGCCCGCCAAAAATTCACGAACGCGGAACTCTCGGAAGGAATCGATAAAATTCGACAACCAACTATGGTAATGTGGGGGACGGAGGACGAATGGCTAAAATACGAGTATTTCGGAAATTGGAAAAAGAGCCTGCCGAAAGCGGCATTCCGAGTCTATGAAGGAGCGGGCCATATTCCTATGGAAGAGATTCCTGAAGTGACCGTAAAAGACTTGGAGAACTTTATCGCATCGGAATAG
- a CDS encoding AMP-dependent synthetase/ligase, translated as MYKNLAELYLKAAQAYGDRPAFWSKDESKEYKPTSFKQLADLGLNLAEALIDLGVKARDHIGVIADNRLEWIIVDAAVLFCGSANVPRGTDVTDGEMDHILNHSHAAVVFLENDKVYEKFLKNKSKLKDVKTVIIMDKDSKIKTKGVLHLYDLIEEGRAHRAKGSKKAEKRIEGIKPDDLFTLIYTSGTTGMPKGVMLMHSNMTHQIEYVVPLILKKSMIKEDDSMLSILPVWHIFERVVEYSAISLGIATFYTKVADLRNDLAKARPSFMASAPRVWESIYSGIYNRINDPKQTPPVRKFLFNTAYLFSKNYHAAVRFLSGREVDYEGRNPLQSLVMGIEAILRLILTGPFTVSILALAAYFYVKSANPNLPFVPGLLLTIAGLGLIFNYKTLDAIVLAKIRQATGGRLRGTLSGGGALQRHVDNFFNDIGLLVLEGYGMTETAPVISVRHYDYPIIGSVGYVVPKTELQIRDDNGKILTHINDNREILAGKIGLKGVVHIKGPQVMKGYYKNPEATKKTISDGWINTGDIGFINYKKTLTLTGRAKDTVVLLGGENVEPVPIENKLDESPFIKQSMVFGQDQKALGAIIVPDIDNLKPWLEQNGITAKELKDLVDHPKVLEFYKKEIREYNSTKEGFKSFELVQHVVIAPKAFEVGDELTNLLKMKRHVITEKYQKKIDRVYK; from the coding sequence ATGTATAAGAATTTAGCAGAGTTGTACCTCAAGGCAGCCCAGGCCTACGGGGACAGGCCCGCATTTTGGTCCAAGGACGAGAGTAAAGAGTATAAACCTACTAGCTTCAAACAATTGGCCGATCTCGGCCTGAATCTAGCGGAAGCACTCATCGATCTCGGAGTAAAGGCCCGGGATCACATCGGGGTGATTGCCGACAACCGTTTGGAATGGATTATCGTGGATGCGGCCGTTCTATTTTGCGGTTCCGCAAACGTTCCTCGAGGAACGGATGTCACTGATGGGGAAATGGATCATATTCTGAACCATTCTCATGCTGCTGTCGTTTTTCTGGAAAACGACAAGGTATACGAGAAGTTCCTTAAGAACAAATCCAAACTTAAGGATGTCAAGACCGTCATTATCATGGATAAAGATAGCAAAATCAAAACGAAAGGGGTTTTGCATCTTTACGATTTGATCGAAGAAGGGCGGGCACATCGGGCAAAAGGCTCCAAAAAGGCCGAAAAACGGATCGAAGGAATCAAGCCCGACGACCTGTTCACATTGATTTATACTTCCGGAACAACGGGAATGCCTAAGGGCGTTATGCTTATGCATTCCAACATGACGCACCAAATCGAATATGTCGTCCCCCTGATCCTGAAAAAGTCCATGATCAAAGAGGATGATAGTATGCTCTCCATCCTCCCGGTATGGCATATATTCGAACGGGTAGTAGAGTATTCGGCAATCTCCCTCGGTATCGCTACCTTTTATACGAAAGTTGCGGATCTACGGAATGACCTCGCGAAGGCGAGACCTTCCTTTATGGCTTCCGCGCCTAGGGTGTGGGAAAGTATCTATTCCGGTATTTACAATCGGATCAACGATCCAAAGCAGACTCCTCCGGTTCGAAAATTCCTGTTCAACACTGCGTATCTGTTTTCTAAGAATTATCACGCAGCGGTCCGCTTTTTAAGCGGACGAGAAGTGGATTACGAAGGAAGAAATCCGCTCCAATCCCTCGTAATGGGGATAGAAGCGATACTCCGGTTGATTTTAACAGGCCCGTTTACGGTTTCTATTCTTGCACTGGCTGCCTATTTTTACGTGAAAAGTGCGAATCCGAATCTACCCTTCGTGCCAGGTTTACTTCTCACCATAGCGGGTCTTGGATTGATCTTCAATTATAAGACTCTGGACGCCATCGTTCTGGCGAAGATCCGCCAAGCTACCGGTGGGCGTCTGAGAGGAACTCTTTCCGGAGGCGGGGCTTTACAACGGCACGTTGACAATTTCTTCAACGATATCGGTCTGCTCGTTTTGGAAGGTTATGGTATGACTGAAACCGCTCCGGTGATTTCCGTCCGCCATTACGATTATCCTATTATCGGATCCGTCGGATACGTAGTTCCGAAAACGGAGCTTCAGATCAGGGACGACAACGGAAAAATCCTGACTCATATCAACGACAATCGTGAGATCTTGGCCGGAAAGATCGGACTCAAGGGAGTCGTTCATATCAAAGGGCCGCAAGTCATGAAAGGGTATTATAAAAACCCGGAAGCGACTAAAAAAACCATCTCGGACGGATGGATCAATACGGGAGATATCGGTTTCATCAACTATAAGAAGACCCTTACTCTAACCGGTCGTGCTAAGGATACGGTCGTTCTTTTGGGTGGAGAAAACGTGGAGCCCGTTCCCATCGAAAATAAATTGGACGAATCCCCGTTTATCAAACAATCCATGGTGTTCGGACAAGACCAAAAGGCTCTCGGGGCCATCATCGTTCCTGATATCGATAATCTGAAACCTTGGCTGGAACAGAACGGAATCACCGCGAAAGAACTGAAAGATTTGGTGGATCATCCTAAAGTTCTCGAGTTCTACAAAAAAGAAATTCGGGAGTACAATAGTACGAAGGAAGGTTTTAAATCCTTCGAATTGGTACAACATGTGGTGATCGCTCCGAAAGCATTCGAAGTAGGGGATGAATTGACCAACCTGTTAAAGATGAAACGCCACGTAATCACCGAAAAGTATCAGAAAAAGATAGATAGGGTGTACAAGTAA
- a CDS encoding bifunctional chorismate-binding protein/class IV aminotransferase → MNWFKDNGVKPFVFLGRGFSCEQKPILAFPEEVFTTNRRSEVLKIIRKIEDKVSEGFFAAGWISYESGDAFLKGEGEYVDSSFDFPLVWFGTFQEYKSLEKEELASWENSFSAEGYSIRYKSSINFDKFEDSIHKIKQSLRNGDGYQINYTFPLELNLLGSSGRFFFDLRKAQDVPYEAWIYTGREKADNVGREILSFSPELFWERTGKIIRTSPMKGTRPRGKNAEEDLRFRTDLQDSEKDRAENLMITDLIRSDLGKISELGSVSVQNLFGIQEYSTVFQMTSDIGSVLSEGVSFSKILEALFPGGSITGAPKRRATEIISSLEGSRGIYTGAIAFLSPGQETVSIPIRTLEFQGDFGDGRSGRFGIGAGITIDSDPEEEWKECWSKAAFLTESVREIGGNFEIFTTARAKRGTVYFEKEHEERMRNSAKELGFTFPDQEWKSILEKIKIESSGNAKNTYRVRISLDRKLGLKFEMQLWPSAEKEGRILISNKRLRNNETLRLHKTSVRTAYLEGYESARSKGYLDAVFTDEEARILEGSIHSIFLRIGGKWFTPSLQSCILPGIARKKLMIRLKAREKDLFVPDFREAERIILCNALRGIRLVTSVDLE, encoded by the coding sequence ATGAATTGGTTTAAGGACAACGGTGTAAAGCCTTTCGTGTTTTTGGGAAGAGGGTTTTCGTGCGAACAAAAACCTATCCTCGCGTTTCCGGAGGAAGTCTTCACTACTAATCGACGAAGCGAAGTTCTTAAAATCATTCGGAAAATCGAAGATAAGGTTTCGGAAGGTTTTTTTGCGGCAGGATGGATTTCATACGAATCGGGAGATGCTTTTTTAAAAGGGGAGGGAGAATATGTCGATTCATCTTTCGATTTTCCCTTAGTTTGGTTCGGAACGTTCCAAGAGTATAAGAGTTTAGAAAAAGAGGAATTGGCAAGCTGGGAAAATTCCTTTTCCGCGGAAGGTTATTCTATTCGGTACAAATCTTCCATAAATTTCGATAAATTTGAAGATTCTATCCATAAGATCAAACAATCGCTACGCAATGGGGACGGTTATCAAATTAATTACACGTTTCCCCTAGAGTTGAATCTTCTCGGTTCGAGTGGCCGCTTTTTTTTCGATCTTCGTAAGGCGCAGGATGTTCCATACGAGGCATGGATCTATACTGGTCGAGAAAAGGCGGACAACGTCGGGCGAGAAATTCTGTCTTTTTCTCCCGAACTTTTTTGGGAGAGAACGGGTAAAATCATAAGAACTTCACCCATGAAAGGGACTAGGCCCAGAGGAAAAAATGCGGAAGAAGACCTTCGATTCAGGACAGATTTGCAGGACTCCGAAAAAGATAGGGCCGAAAATCTGATGATCACGGATCTGATTCGGAGCGATCTAGGCAAAATATCCGAATTAGGTTCCGTCTCCGTTCAAAATCTGTTCGGAATCCAGGAATATAGCACCGTCTTTCAGATGACGAGCGATATCGGTTCCGTCTTAAGCGAAGGGGTTTCTTTTTCGAAAATTCTGGAGGCTCTCTTTCCTGGCGGATCGATTACCGGGGCACCGAAACGGAGGGCGACAGAGATCATTTCTTCTCTAGAAGGAAGTCGAGGAATCTATACCGGAGCAATCGCCTTTTTATCTCCCGGGCAGGAAACGGTATCCATTCCGATCCGCACCCTAGAGTTTCAGGGGGATTTCGGAGACGGGCGGAGCGGCAGGTTCGGGATTGGCGCCGGGATTACGATCGATTCAGACCCTGAAGAAGAGTGGAAGGAATGCTGGTCCAAGGCTGCTTTTTTAACGGAATCCGTCCGCGAAATCGGAGGGAACTTCGAGATTTTCACGACGGCAAGAGCGAAAAGAGGTACGGTATATTTCGAAAAAGAACATGAAGAAAGGATGCGAAATTCCGCAAAGGAACTGGGTTTTACTTTTCCTGATCAGGAATGGAAATCTATATTAGAAAAAATAAAAATAGAGAGTTCGGGAAACGCTAAGAACACATACCGTGTGCGGATCTCTTTGGATCGGAAACTCGGTTTGAAGTTCGAAATGCAATTATGGCCGTCGGCGGAGAAAGAAGGGAGAATCTTGATTTCGAATAAAAGATTGCGGAATAACGAGACGCTCCGTCTTCATAAAACCAGTGTTCGGACGGCATATCTGGAAGGATACGAATCGGCACGTTCCAAAGGTTATTTGGACGCAGTCTTTACCGACGAGGAAGCTCGTATTCTAGAAGGAAGTATCCATTCCATTTTTCTAAGAATCGGAGGAAAATGGTTCACACCCTCCCTTCAATCGTGTATCCTACCCGGGATCGCTAGAAAAAAATTAATGATAAGACTAAAGGCCAGGGAAAAGGATTTATTCGTACCGGATTTTCGGGAGGCCGAAAGAATTATTCTCTGCAATGCGCTGCGCGGGATCCGTTTAGTCACTTCGGTAGATTTGGAATGA
- a CDS encoding PLP-dependent transferase, producing MLKEVQEPFRRVCGERIPFSNVHAVSMSLPLVADVIGYEEKRVETLSRLKAGYPRFIAHAYVEKILDYNRERNGIEGPQFIVNSRKAAEHIVDLFEIPSASILEDEGMITLVFQNNKEKELQVLSFIQHTGCLVSSRKAEDYLFKKGLIDSVYSEETFKEDPEVSVCKELGNLYPGKNLEILLTTSGMNGIYATFKALDEARAKEGKILWLRLGWLYVDNIRILEKYSRGSRIFHEVGNLSELEEFLKQEGNRVAAVLTESPTNPLIQVPDYPKLKSLLDRYGIPLIADISVAGSAVVDLSSYADVIVESLTKFACGNADVMMGAVFLNPKSEYFHFLQERCPAFVESPYVRDLERMAHEVRGYKERVRAIGKNALILAEFFQNHPKIKAVHWSGSEENRENFSKIAREKNLHCGVITIEPGIPLEKFYDSLELLKGPSFGTEFTLNMLYMYLAHYELVSTETGRAFLQEIGLDPSLVRISVGRENPDLLIGEYKKALGD from the coding sequence ATGCTGAAAGAAGTGCAAGAACCTTTTCGACGCGTATGCGGCGAAAGAATCCCATTCTCCAATGTACACGCAGTGTCCATGAGTCTGCCGTTGGTAGCGGACGTGATCGGCTATGAAGAAAAGCGTGTAGAAACCCTCTCCCGTTTGAAAGCGGGCTATCCTAGGTTTATCGCGCATGCATATGTGGAAAAAATCCTGGATTATAATCGGGAAAGGAACGGGATAGAAGGTCCTCAATTCATCGTTAATTCTAGAAAAGCTGCCGAACACATCGTCGATCTTTTCGAAATTCCTTCCGCTTCGATCTTGGAAGATGAGGGAATGATCACCTTGGTTTTTCAGAACAATAAAGAGAAAGAACTGCAGGTTTTATCCTTCATACAGCATACCGGTTGCCTAGTATCCTCGCGCAAGGCGGAGGATTATTTATTTAAAAAAGGGCTCATAGATTCCGTATATTCGGAAGAAACCTTTAAAGAAGATCCGGAAGTGAGCGTTTGCAAAGAACTCGGAAACTTATATCCTGGTAAGAACCTTGAGATCCTTTTGACCACTTCCGGAATGAACGGAATTTACGCTACATTCAAGGCTCTCGACGAAGCTAGAGCTAAGGAAGGAAAGATCCTTTGGTTACGCTTAGGTTGGCTCTACGTGGACAATATCCGGATTTTGGAGAAATATTCTCGGGGGTCCAGAATCTTTCACGAGGTAGGGAATCTCTCCGAATTGGAAGAGTTTTTGAAACAGGAAGGAAACCGCGTCGCGGCGGTTCTTACCGAGTCTCCGACCAATCCGTTGATCCAAGTACCAGATTATCCTAAATTGAAAAGTTTGTTGGATCGATACGGAATTCCTTTGATAGCGGATATTTCCGTTGCCGGGTCAGCTGTCGTGGATCTTTCCTCCTATGCGGACGTTATCGTAGAGAGTTTGACCAAATTCGCTTGCGGGAATGCGGACGTGATGATGGGTGCGGTTTTTCTAAATCCAAAATCCGAGTATTTTCATTTTCTACAAGAGCGGTGTCCGGCTTTCGTCGAATCGCCGTACGTTCGGGACCTGGAGCGTATGGCGCATGAGGTTCGTGGATATAAAGAAAGAGTCCGCGCGATCGGGAAAAACGCCCTGATCTTAGCGGAGTTTTTTCAAAACCATCCTAAGATCAAAGCCGTTCATTGGAGCGGTTCCGAGGAGAATCGGGAGAATTTCTCCAAAATAGCTCGTGAAAAAAATCTCCATTGCGGAGTGATTACGATAGAACCGGGGATCCCTTTGGAAAAATTCTACGATTCTCTAGAGCTTCTGAAAGGGCCCAGCTTTGGAACTGAATTCACTCTCAATATGCTTTATATGTACTTGGCCCATTATGAACTGGTCTCTACTGAGACGGGAAGAGCATTCCTTCAGGAAATAGGTTTGGATCCGAGTCTGGTACGTATTTCTGTCGGAAGGGAAAATCCGGATCTTCTGATTGGGGAATATAAAAAAGCCTTAGGCGATTGA